The Tindallia californiensis genomic interval AGGGTGCCCACTGAGATATAATCCCAGCACTTCTTTTTCCATGCTAAGTTTTATTGGTAAAGCAAATTCTTCCACTGAAGGATAGTTTTCAGCCATAGGTTCATTATGATCTGCCAAGTCAAGATTAAACAAGTTAAGCTGTCCTTCTAAATTTTCTTTTTTTCTTTTTGATGCACTTCCCATCACTTGTTCATACACGGCTATTAGCTGGGCACGGACATAACCAAAACTGTCAAAAGCACCTGCTTTAATAAGGCTTTCAAGGGCTCGTTTATTTAGATCTCGCGAATGCAATTTTTCGCAAAAGTCGGAGAATCCTCGAAAGGCTCCTTCTTTATTTCTTAGATGAACCATTTGTTGAATCATTTGTTTGCCCACATTTTTGATGGCGGACATACCAAATCTTATGTTTTTTCCATTAACCGAAAAATAAGACATGCTTTGATTAACATCCGGTGGCAAAACTTCAATTTTCATTCGTTTACAATCCTGCATATATTCCGCAATTTTAGCTGAGTTCCCCATAACACTTGTCATTAATGCTGCCATGAATTCCAGCGGGTAATGACATTTCAAGTAAGCTGTTTGATAGGCCAGGACAGCATAGGCAGCAGCATGAGATTTGTTGAACGCATAGTTAGCAAAATCGATCATTTCATCATAGATTTGATTCGCTGCTTTTTCCGGTATTCCTCTTGAAATACAACCATCAATCTCCGTGGTTCCGTCATCTCTTTTTTTACCATAGATGAAGTTTTTCCGTTCTTCTTCCATAACGTCCATTTTCTTTTTACTCATTGCCCGGCGAACGAGATCGCTTCTCCCATAGCTATAACCGGCTAGGTCCCGAACTACCTGCATTACCTGCTCCTGATAAACCAGGCACCCGTACGTAACATCCAGAATGGATTCCATTGATTCATGAATGTACTGGACTGCTTTCGGGTTTTTCTTGTTACGGATATATTTGGGAATGGAGTCCATCGGTCCTGGTCTGAACAGAGAAATGCCAGCAATAATGTCTTCAAAACCTGATGGCTTTAATTCTTTCATAAACTGAATCATTCCAGCACTTTCCAGTTGAAACACGCCCAAAGTTTCCCCTCGACTAATTAAATCATATACCTGCTGGTCATCAAAATCCATACGGCTAAAATCCGGTGGTTCTCCACCACTAAAAGAAATATTGGCCAGGGCATCCTGAATAACCGTCAGGGTTCTAAGACCAAGAAAATCCATTTTTAACAGCCCTAATTCTTCTAAAGTCCCCATAGGAAACTGGGTAGTGATACTGTTTTCATGCATATAGAGAGGCACATATTCTTCTAAGGATTCTCTGGAAATAACCACACCAGCCGCATGCGTAGAAGCATGTCTAGGCATTCCTTCAAGCTTTCTTGCCATTTTAATTAAGTAAGCAGCTCTTTGATTTTCTTTCGTTAACTGCTTTAACTGTGCATTTTGTTCCAGGGCTTTATCAATAGTCATGCCTATGGCCATTGGGATCATTTTAGCAATCTGATCCACTTCTGCGTAAGCCATATTAATAACCCTTCCTACATCCCTGATGGCTGCTCTGGCAGCCATTGTTCCAAAAGTTATGATTTGTGCAACTTTATCTTCTCCATACTTTTCAATGACGTATTGGATGACTTCTTCTCTTCGTTCATAACAAAAGTCAATATCTATATCTGGCATGGATACTCTTTCCGGATTTAAGAACCGTTCAAATATTAATCCGTACTTAAGAGGGTCAACATCTGTAATACCTAAGGCATAAGAGACAAGACTTCCGGCAGCACTTCCTCTTCCCGGACCAACGGGAATTCCTTTTTCTTTAGCAAACCGGATAAAATCCCAGACAATTAAAAAATACTCCGTATATCCCATATTGCGAATAGTATTTAGCTCATGTTGTAACCGCTCACAAATGGCTTTATCCGGATCAGCATATCGATCGTATAAGCCTTCCCAGCATATTTTTTTCAAATATTCATCCAGTTCAATGCCCTCAGGCGGTTTATATTCAGGTAAATGAATGGTGTCGAAATCAAATTCCACTTGGCATCTTTCAGCGATTTTAACTGTATTTTCAATAGCTTCTGGTATTTCAGAAAATATAGACGCCATTTCATCATAGGATTTAAGATAAAAGTTATCGTTAGGAAATCTCATCCGAGCTTCGTCATCTTGATTTTTTCCTGTTTGGATACACAGCAGTATATCGTGAGCTTCTGCATCTTCTTTACGAATATAGTGTACATCATTAGTAGCGACTAAGGGTATATCTGTATCATGACTCAACCGTATGATTTCTTGATTAACGATCTTTTGTTCTTCCAGGCCATGATCTTGAAGCTCCAGATAAAAATGGTTTTCTCCAAAAAGATTCTTCAAAAAAACAGCCAGCTCTTTAGCTTTTTCATATTGCTGCGATAAAAGCAACTGCTGAATGTCACCTGCCAAGCAGGCACTTAAACAGATTAGACCTTTTGAATGCTTCTTCAGTAATTCATAATCGATTCTTGGTTTGTAATAAAATCCTTTTAGATATCCGTAAGAAACAATTTTCATCAAATTTTGATAGCCTTCATTGTTTTTAGCTAGCAATACTAAATGACCCTGTTCTTTATCCTGAGCAGGGTCCTTATCTTCCAACCTTCTTGCTGCTGTATATACTTCACAACCAATTACCGGATGAATATTTCTTTTTTTAGCCTCTCTATAAAAATCAACGACACCAAACATGGTGCCGTGATCTGTAATGGCAACAGCCTTCATATCTAGCTCTTTAACTCTGTCCATCAACTCGCGAATAGTAGCAAATCCATCCAGAAGGCTGTATTCCGTATGCAAATGAAGGTGTGTAAACATAAAGATCACCTTTTTTCTTTGTTAATCGATATTAATTTTCTTTTCATTTTTAAGGTACATAATAGCTTCCAAAACACTACCGGCCACATCACGAGACCTTTGAGATAGTCTGTAACATTGTTCTTCGCTAACTTCCGGATCAATCTCCAGAATCTTTTGGTCTTTCCAGACCCGACTACCTTCTTTTACAATTCCACGCAACATCCCATGCTGCTGGGCACGTATGATATGTCCTGCTATTTCGGCTAGTTTCTGTCCTTTGGAAACCTGATCGCCAATCTCTGCAAAAGTTTTAACAATACCGTCAGAAGGCGAGTTTTGAACCTTATTATATTCAAAACCATCACTTTCACCAGGCATACTTGTTTCTGGCTCTGCCATTCCTTCAAAAATGATACGACCCTGGTCATGACCTACTTTTGTTTCAATCACAATATCCACGTCTTGCCCTGCCGTAAAACCAGGTCCGGTTGCAATCGTAATAGCTGCCATGTCCCGATGTGTCCCTAAATTCTTTTTTGCCATAATCGCATCTACAAGAATATCAACAGGTATTTCTTTTAAGACCTCGCATTCAGAATCAATAATAATCGGTATTTGTTTATTTTTCCAGACTTCTAATATACCTTCCACATTTTCCACTTTTATGCCTTTAATTCCCTGTACCATCATTTCATTGTCAAATACAGCCTGGGCATAAGAAACAGTCCGACGAATGGAGAACGGGTTGTTATTCTCAATGATAAATACTTTAAATCCACTTCTGCGAAGCTTATGTGCTATTGCTGTTCCAACTTCTCCGCCACCACGTATGGCAACGATATCCCGCAACATACCATCCACTCCCCTTCTTTGATCATGACTATCATATAGCTGCGGCGCTTGGTATTCTCTACCATTATACTCTATTTCTATTATAAGTTGAAGCATAAATAGGATGAAAGGAACGATAAATTTTTCTTATTTCTTTTTTCCATTTCTTAACTTTTTTTCAATCTGCTCCAACTTTCTAAATCGATGATTCACACCAGACTTTCCTATCGGTGGATCTATTTTTTCGCCCAACTCTTTTAAGCTGGCCTCGGGATATTTAAGTCTTATGAAGGCAATGTTTTTAAGCGTTTCCGGTAATTGTTCCATGCCAATTCGCTGATCAATATACTTTATCATTTCTACCTGTTTCATCGAAGCTTGCACTGTCTTACTTAAATTGGCTGTTTCGCAATTAACAATACGATTAATATCATTTCTCATTTGTTTTAAGATCCGAATGTTTTCAAGGGTTAGCAACGCATTATGAGCTCCTATAATATTAAGTAAGTCAACGATTTGTTCTCCTTCTTTTATATAGAGCACATGATAACCTTTCCGCTCAATAATTCGGCCTTCGATACCATATTTTTTTAAAAGCTGCTGTATATGCTGAAGATGCTGAGCTCTATCAGAAACATACTCAAGGTGATAGTTTTTTTCTGGTGAGCTGAGAGAACCACTAGCTAAAAAGGCTCCTCGCAAAAATGCTCTTTTGCATGCTTCATCTTTTAACAGTTTGACTGGATTATCATATTGTAATGAAATACAGCCATTTTCAATTTTAATTAACTCTGTATTCTGAAGAACCTTTTTGCTGGCTTCTGTATTCTGTACGATTAACCTATATTGCTTGTTTTTACGAAAACGATTTGCTTTGGTCACCTGAATTTCTGTATGAATAAAAAATGTTGATTTAATCATTTTGAAAATCTTCCGAGCAGTAGAAGGGTTTTCTGTTGTTAAGCTAACCGATAAACCCTGTCTTCCTTTCAAATCTATCGAACCGATGGCACCGATAATTCCGGACAATTCTGCCAATTGGCAACATCGC includes:
- a CDS encoding DNA polymerase III subunit alpha, whose product is MFTHLHLHTEYSLLDGFATIRELMDRVKELDMKAVAITDHGTMFGVVDFYREAKKRNIHPVIGCEVYTAARRLEDKDPAQDKEQGHLVLLAKNNEGYQNLMKIVSYGYLKGFYYKPRIDYELLKKHSKGLICLSACLAGDIQQLLLSQQYEKAKELAVFLKNLFGENHFYLELQDHGLEEQKIVNQEIIRLSHDTDIPLVATNDVHYIRKEDAEAHDILLCIQTGKNQDDEARMRFPNDNFYLKSYDEMASIFSEIPEAIENTVKIAERCQVEFDFDTIHLPEYKPPEGIELDEYLKKICWEGLYDRYADPDKAICERLQHELNTIRNMGYTEYFLIVWDFIRFAKEKGIPVGPGRGSAAGSLVSYALGITDVDPLKYGLIFERFLNPERVSMPDIDIDFCYERREEVIQYVIEKYGEDKVAQIITFGTMAARAAIRDVGRVINMAYAEVDQIAKMIPMAIGMTIDKALEQNAQLKQLTKENQRAAYLIKMARKLEGMPRHASTHAAGVVISRESLEEYVPLYMHENSITTQFPMGTLEELGLLKMDFLGLRTLTVIQDALANISFSGGEPPDFSRMDFDDQQVYDLISRGETLGVFQLESAGMIQFMKELKPSGFEDIIAGISLFRPGPMDSIPKYIRNKKNPKAVQYIHESMESILDVTYGCLVYQEQVMQVVRDLAGYSYGRSDLVRRAMSKKKMDVMEEERKNFIYGKKRDDGTTEIDGCISRGIPEKAANQIYDEMIDFANYAFNKSHAAAYAVLAYQTAYLKCHYPLEFMAALMTSVMGNSAKIAEYMQDCKRMKIEVLPPDVNQSMSYFSVNGKNIRFGMSAIKNVGKQMIQQMVHLRNKEGAFRGFSDFCEKLHSRDLNKRALESLIKAGAFDSFGYVRAQLIAVYEQVMGSASKRKKENLEGQLNLFNLDLADHNEPMAENYPSVEEFALPIKLSMEKEVLGLYLSGHPLSEHQDILENYMTANTADFIKMVEDPMTTPLKDRQNIIIGGMILSRSMKTTKNNQMMAIIQLEDLYGTVECIVFPKVLDQCLSLVQEDEIVVIDGMLDCRDEEAPKVLVNQLAPLAKATEWKGKAFQNKNNNQPKQPVSHRKKSEEPLLWIKVQDTSQLTLIEQVKPLLREYHGDIPVVVYIENTKKRFRAESALWVKQDAYLIKMLRRVFGEQSVKMTGI
- the yqeB gene encoding selenium-dependent molybdenum cofactor biosynthesis protein YqeB; protein product: MLRDIVAIRGGGEVGTAIAHKLRRSGFKVFIIENNNPFSIRRTVSYAQAVFDNEMMVQGIKGIKVENVEGILEVWKNKQIPIIIDSECEVLKEIPVDILVDAIMAKKNLGTHRDMAAITIATGPGFTAGQDVDIVIETKVGHDQGRIIFEGMAEPETSMPGESDGFEYNKVQNSPSDGIVKTFAEIGDQVSKGQKLAEIAGHIIRAQQHGMLRGIVKEGSRVWKDQKILEIDPEVSEEQCYRLSQRSRDVAGSVLEAIMYLKNEKKINID
- the whiA gene encoding DNA-binding protein WhiA, which codes for MSFSTDTKEELARIIPDKRCCQLAELSGIIGAIGSIDLKGRQGLSVSLTTENPSTARKIFKMIKSTFFIHTEIQVTKANRFRKNKQYRLIVQNTEASKKVLQNTELIKIENGCISLQYDNPVKLLKDEACKRAFLRGAFLASGSLSSPEKNYHLEYVSDRAQHLQHIQQLLKKYGIEGRIIERKGYHVLYIKEGEQIVDLLNIIGAHNALLTLENIRILKQMRNDINRIVNCETANLSKTVQASMKQVEMIKYIDQRIGMEQLPETLKNIAFIRLKYPEASLKELGEKIDPPIGKSGVNHRFRKLEQIEKKLRNGKKK